The following proteins come from a genomic window of Musa acuminata AAA Group cultivar baxijiao chromosome BXJ1-7, Cavendish_Baxijiao_AAA, whole genome shotgun sequence:
- the LOC135679793 gene encoding RNA polymerase II C-terminal domain phosphatase-like 3 translates to MTTDRAKEIDALVDSPASEDHDEGKEQQHVGIVNDVLTNSSTEPNISAGDQLSPAKLEELENGGIGCNALDEGPVEGTTAGRKRKTMDEYESMDYTMSYTPFKSDESEQNQAGTSRITPQSVFMCSRDDNVWIGLKPRDPRRVLFKNVIVAPEQNKVDGVIAAREPLLPLVTCSSSIPHGSRIQASGEGASELPKLCGGIDHLLVGCNDQQRAAIHREIARRIMEHIRLLAARKLSLVLDLDHTLLNSTTFVDVNPVHENTLRSNEERDRKLPQRHLFRLQHLGLWIKFRPGIWNFLCKASKLYELHVCTKGSMAYAAEMAKLLDPTGSLFSGRVISRGDDDGDASPSDVVERASKHKDLSGVSGLESAVVIIDDTPGMWPRHQPNLIVVERYHFFPSSKRRFGLPGPSLLDIHRDESSKDGTLANALAVIERIHDSFFSHHSIQEADVRSLLEAEQRKVLSGCRIVFSRVFPVGEANPQQHPLWKKAQQFGAVCTDQIDEHVTHVIATALGTVKVQRALSTGKFVVHPGWIEASTLLYRRANEHNFALGTKAPSAHPTKS, encoded by the exons ATGACAACCGATCGAGCAAAAGAG ATCGATGCTTTGGTTGACTCACCAGCTTCCGAGGATCACGATGAAGGGAAAGAGCAGCAGCATGTTGGAATCGTGAATGATGTTCTGACGAATTCGTCTACGGAGCCTAACATTTCTGCTGGCGATCAACTCTCTCCTGCAAAGCTTGAAGAATTAGAGAACGGAGGTATCGGATGCAATGCCTTGGATGAGGGGCCCGTGGAAGGAACCACAGCTGGTAGGAAGCGCAAGACAATGGATGAGTACGAATCTATGGACTATACCATGAGTTATACTCCCTTTAAGTCCGATGAATCTGAGCAAAATCAAGCAGGAACATCTCGGATTACTCCACAGTCAGTTTTCATG TGCTCTCGAGATGACAACGTGTGGATCGGCTTGAAACCTCGTGATCCCCGTCGTGTTCTGTTCAAGAATGTGATCGTTGCACCTGAACAAAACAAAGTAGATGGTGTCATCGCTGCAAGAGAACCACTTCTTCCCCTTGTCACTTGTAGCTCATCAATTCCTCACGGTAGCAGAATCCAAGCAAGTGGGGAAGGTGCTTCAGAATTACCCAAGCTTTGTGGTGGTATAGATCATCTACTCGTCGGGTGTAATGATCAACAGAGAGCAGCTATACATAGGGAGATAGCAAGAAGGATCATGGAACATATCAGACTGTTAGCCGCTAGGAAGCTCTCTCTCGTGCTTGATTTGGACCACACTCTCCTTAATTCAACGACG TTTGTAGATGTCAATCCAGTTCACGAAAATACATTGAGGAGCAACGAAGAGCGAGACAGGAAGCTGCCGCAACGCCATCTTTTCCGCCTCCAACATCTGGGATTGTGGATTAAATTTAGACCGGGCATCTGGAATTTTCTGTGCAAG GCTAGCAAGCTTTACGAGTTGCATGTATGCACCAAGGGAAGCATGGCGTATGCTGCTGAGATGGCAAAGCTGCTTGACCCAACAGGATCTTTGTTCTCCGGGCGCGTCATCTCAAGGGGAGACGATGATGGTGATGCATCACCATCTGACGTTGTCGAAAGGGCTTCCAAACACAAAGATCTATCTGGGGTTTCAGGACTGGAATCCGCTGTTGTGATTATCGATGATACTCCGGGAATGTGGCCGCGTCACCAACCCAACTTGATTGTTGTAGAGAG ATACCATTTCTTCCCCAGCAGTAAGCGCAGGTTTGGACTTCCCGGGCCTTCTCTTCTGGATATCCATCGTGACGAGAGTTCAAAAGATGGGACTCTTGCTAATGCATTGGCG GTGATCGAACGAATTCACGACAGCTTCTTCTCGCATCACTCCATACAAGAGGCCGATGTTAGAAGTCTGCTTGAAGCAGAGCAACGTAAGGTTCTAAGTGGTTGTCGCATAGTTTTCAGCCGGGTTTTCCCGGTGGGCGAAGCCAATCCGCAACAACACCCCCTCTGGAAGAAAGCACAACAGTTCGGTGCTGTCTGCACCGACCAGATCGATGAACACGTCACTCATGTCATCGCCACTGCTCTTGGGACAGTCAAG GTGCAGCGGGCGCTATCTACCGGAAAATTCGTCGTTCATCCTGGCTG GATAGAAGCTTCGACTCTTCTGTATCGGCGGGCCAACGAGCACAACTTTGCATTGGGAACAAAGGCACCTTCAGCTCATCCTACCAAATCTTGa
- the LOC135679644 gene encoding protein OBERON 2-like, with amino-acid sequence MDDGSNCHPSPVKENRLVAVPVVAGSSGLGLPYAPEDWPCPGDRWRWKVGSRKSSSGHWVDRYLYAPPTCPKSGGRRHGNGFPSRVSVEEYIRKEFPDADVNAFFSSFIWRVPCADFTPQKENDNYACSYSRSFDTNERTKCELAIGPGDCKAGNVMCSLQGKVKTNTSSAKDCDICCSEVGFCHDCCCILCCKTVDWAYEGYGFIRCEASVDEQYICGHVAHVECALRSYMAGTVGGSIGLDVEYYCRRCDNKTDLMPHVTKLLKVCESVDSKEDMEKILNLGFCILRGSEQERAKNLQNHIRFAIAKLKRGVPLDEIWKVEDSITILPAGDMHHNGNEIAVLGAMDTRTEETRDVCRHKVELLKKIEAADCRAQSYITSDYNSVSVKLEGEIDQVLRQLKRSQEMEYRIAEQKLYVQKDYLLSLYRQLDYERAELENPAPSPVAGDCDALLTNVLHRVDQIKHEEEKLREMMKIASGFGQTPKSVIGDHYGLVIND; translated from the exons ATGGACGATGGAAGCAATTGTCATCCGTCACCTGTAAAGGAAAACCGCCTCGTTGCAGTGCCTGTCGTCGCTGGTTCATCCGGTTTAGGTTTGCCTTATGCACCTGAAGATTGGCCGTGTCCTGGAGATCGATGGCGCTGGAAGGTAGGCAGCAGAAAGTCTAGCTCTGGCCATTGGGTCGATAGGTATCTCTATGCTCCTCCCACATGTCCAAAATCTGGTGGTAGGAGACATGGAAACGGATTTCCTAGCAGGGTATCAGTCGAAGAATATATTCGGAAGGAATTTCCTGACGCTGATGTCAATGCATTCTTTTCTTCGTTTATCTGGCGGGTTCCTTGTGCAGATTTCACCCCCCAAAAAG AGAATGATAACTATGCCTGCTCATATTCCAGAAGTTTTGATACCAATGAACGAACCAAATGTGAATTGGCAATTGGGCCTGGTGATTGTAAAGCTGGAAATGTGATGTGCAGCTTACAGGGCAAAGTAAAAACCAACACTTCATCAGCCAAGGATTGTGATATCTGCTGCAGTGAAGTTGGTTTCTGTCACGACTGTTGTTGTATCCTGTGCTGCAAAACTGTTGATTGGGCATATGAAGGTTATGGTTTCATTAGATGTGAAGCAAGCGTGGATGAGCAATACATATGTGGGCACGTGGCACATGTGGAATGTGCTCTTCGTTCTTACATGGCTGGGACTGTTGGAGGAAGCATTGGTTTAGATGTGGAATATTACTGTAGACGATGTGATAATAAAACTGACCTAATGCCTCATGTGACCAAGCTTTTAAAAGTTTGTGAATCTGTTGATTCCAAGGAAGACATGGAAAAAATTCTGAATTTGGGTTTTTGTATCTTGCGTGGCTCTGAACAGGAAAGAGCTAAGAATTTGCAGAATCATATTCGATTCGCCATTGCTAAG CTTAAACGTGGAGTTCCTCTTGATGAAATCTGGAAAGTGGAAGATAGCATCACAATACTTCCTGCAG GAGATATGCATCATAACGGAAATGAGATAGCAGTTTTAGGGGCAATGGACACCAGAACAGAAGAAACTAGAGATGTTTGCAGACACAAAGTTGAACTCTTGAAGAAAATAGAAGCAGCTGATTGCAGAGCTCAGAGCTATATAACATCAGACTACAATAGTGTATCTGTGAAGCTTGAAGGTGAAATCGATCAGGTTCTTCGACAGCTGAAAAGATCGCAGGAAATGGAATACAGGATTGCAGAACAAAAACTGTATGTTCAGAAGGATTATCTTCTCAGCTTGTATCGACAGCTTGACTATGAAAGAGCTGAACTTGAAAATCCTGCGCCTTCACCCGTTGCTGGTGATTGTGATGCTCTTCTAACTAATGTCCTGCACCGAGTGGACCAAATAAAGCATGAGGAAGAAAAACTGAGGGAAATGATGAAAATTGCCAGTGGATTTGGGCAAACACCTAAAAGTGTTATTGGAGATCACTATGGGCTAGTCATCAATGATTAG